GCATGCGCAAACTCTACGGCGAACGCCGGTCAGCAGTCGTCAAAGGCCTGAGCAATGCCTTGGGCGAACACATTCACATCGATGCCCAACCCGGCGGCATGCACCTGATCCTGCGATTGACCGGGCCACAATCAGACCGTGCGCTGGTCGAGCGCCTGCGGCACGCGGGGATCTACGCCGAAGCCTTGAGCGAGTGTTGCATCGGTGCCCAAACCCACTGCGGGCTGATGCTCGGTTTCGCCAACATCGACTCGCAAGCCAGTGCCGAACGGCTTGGGCAAAAAATCCTGGCGCTGCTCTGACCAAGCTCACGGCCCATGCTCGCGGCCAATTCTTGGCTCTTGGTAGGGGGGCCAAGCGACGACATCATGCAGATCCAGTTTGCCTGCCTGAAATCCAACCCCAGGATCAATTCCATGATTAGCGCTTCTCCGCTGCGCAGCATTGCCGTGTTCTGCGGCTCCAACCACGGCTTTAACCCAGCCTATGCCGAAGGCGCCCGGGCGTTGGGCCGAGAGATCGCCAGGCGCGATGTGTGTTTGGTGTATGGCGGCACAAGCAAAGGCTTGATGGGTGTGCTGGCCGACACCGTGCTCGCCGAGGGGGGTGAAGTTGTAGGCATCATCACCCAACTGTTGTACGACCTCGGGCACCTGTACCCAGGCCTGACCCGGCATGAAGTGACACCCGACATGCGCACTCGCAAGACCCGCATGAGCGAATGCGCGGACGCGTTCATTGCCCTGCCCGGTGGCTTGGGAACCTTTGAAGAATTGTTCGAGGTGGCCACGCTGACGCAGCTCGGCGAACACCACAAAGGCGTCGCGTGCTTGAACATAGAGGGCTTTTTCGAACCGCTGCGCAGCCTGCTCAATCATGCGGCGAGTGAGGGCTTCATGAAGACCGAACACAGCGAGATGGTGGTGTTCGATACCGACCCGGTGGCGCTGATCGATGCGCTTGAACGATGGCAGGCGCCGACCGTGACGAAATGGATCGGCGCTCAGTGATCTGAATGCTTTCAGGTCCTGGCGGGTTTCGATGTGCGTAATTGAGTACTCATTTGTGAAGGCTGGTAAGCCGCCTTTTATCAAACCGCTGAGAAGCCACACTTCGGCAGGGTCTGAGGTAAAGCAAACCCTTCAAAGCTGCGCTGGGTGATCGGGTTGTTGGCCTTTTGCGCACCAATGCAATAACGCATTAATCCATCGGCAACCACAAAAGTCAGGTCCACGCGGGTTTCGGCTCTTCCATTGACGTGCCCGCGGCTAAGCAGCCGAAACAGTGACCACGCTCCCCGGTCAAAGCGTTCGATACATTCAAACTGGCAGGCAAGAGCAAACGCAGCGCGTCCGGCTCGATTTAGCTACAATCTCATAGGTTTTTCAAGGTACCGCTGCATGGATATTTCATCGTTTCGCGGGCGCTTTACGCGCTTGAACAAACGCCTGCGCCAAGAGGCGCAGAATCATCCCGAAACGTGGTCACAGATGCTGGTGTTGAGTGCCATCAGTCAAATGGACGGCATGGCAACGCCTTCAAAAATTGCCGAGGCGGAGAACTTACGTTCATCCAACCTCGCGTCGCTGTTGAAGGACCTGGAGGCCCGAGACCTGATTACCCGAACGCCTGACACCGAAGATCGCAGACGCACCTGGATCGGTCTATCCGAACAAGGCCAGAACGTCCTGCAGGCAAGCCGTCAGCGCCGCGATGAGTGGCTGGCTGAAGCGGTCAACGCCTGCCTGACGGCCAGCGAGTGCAAGCAATTGGAAGCGGCCGGGCTGCTGATGGACAAACTAAGCCACTATGGCCGCGCCGAGGAACGCTGAACTCGCTTTATCCTTCAATCAGTTTTTCAGGCATCACGCTCGCCGTCGCATGTGTACGCTCGAACTGTAACGGCGTTGCGGTGACGTGCCCGGCAAGATTTTCAGCCGTTTCCGTTCCAGGCTCATCTGGCCCTTGATGCCTCTCCAGTTGAAGCCAATGGTATTCCAGACCGCGCGGGTCATTTTCCGAGCGCACGGACACCCCCTCCAGGCGCCCCCTGCCCTGGCGCGTTATTTTCAAGGGCAGTACGGCAGTCGGCGCACAACTCGGAAAGTTCACGTTCAGGCAAACGTCCTCGGGCCACTCCATCGCCATAAGGTGCTCAATAACGGCGGCCCCGTGGTTGAGCGCGTTTCCCCAAGGCACAGCGGTACGGTCGGTAAACGCCTGGCTCAGCGCAATGGACGGGATACCAAACAACAGTCCCGTCATCGCGGCGCCGATGGTGCCCGAGAACACCGTTTCCGTTCCCAGGTTCGCCCCGCGATTCACGCCGGATAAAATCAGGTCCGGCTTGTCGTGATTGAGCAAATGCCCGAGCGCCACAGCAACGCAGTCTCCCGGCGTGCCGGTGACCGCAAACCGGCGTATTCCGTGGTAGCTCAGGCGCAGAGGGGCATGAAGGCTCAATGAATGCGAGGTACCGCTTTGGTCAAGCAGCGGTGCAACAACCCAGACTTCATTCGCCAATTGGCTGGCGATACGCTCCAACACCTTGAGCCCTGGGGCATCAATGCCATCGTCATTGGTCAGCAGAATTCGTTCAAATCGATGTTGTCCGTTCGCCATGGCCACGCCCCGTCAATGCCGCACCAGGCGCTGGAGTTAACGCCGTAGACGGCATTATTACCTATATTTAAATAGCTATCTACATATAGGCACTTACATTACGATCACACTGGAAATTCTGCTCTGATCAGGGTGCCCCCCTGGGCGCGGTTGCTGGCGGTAATGGCTCCGCCGTGGGCCTGGCAGATCGCACGGGCGATGGACAGGCCTAACCCGCTGCCGCCCGAGTAACGTGCCCTGGAGCGCTCCGCCCGCCAGAAGCGGTCAAACACACTGTCCAGATGCTGCGCTTCGATCCCAGGGCCTCGATCTCCGATCTCGATCACCATGCAGTCGTCGACACGATGCGCCATCACACTCAATTCGCCTCCCCCGGCCGCGTAACGCAGCAGGTTATCCACCAGGATATTGATCACCTGGCCCAGGCGATCGCGATCGGCACGCAGACGAAGCCCGTCGGCAATACTGATCTGCGTGCGCACGCCGGCCTCATCCAGCTGCGGCTGGAACCAGGCCAGGCGCTCGGCGACCAGGGCCGCCAGGGAAAAATCGCTGCGCTCCAGCACCAACCGGCCGGCCCGGGCCATCGACAACAGGTGCAGGTCATCCACCAGTTTTCGCAGTTGATCAAGCTGACGCTTGACCATGCCCAACTGCGCGGTGTCGCTGGGGAACACCTCATCGAGCATGCCCTGCACCCGGCCCATGGCAGCGTTCAATGGCGTGCGCAGTTCGTGGGCGATGACCGCGCTGGACTCGCGTACATCACGCTCGTAGCGCTCCAGTTGCGTGGTCATGCTGTTGAAGTCGCTGATCAGGCGCTGCAGCTCATCGGGTGCGGCGCGGTGAACCGGCAGGCGCGTCAGGAAATCACCGCCGGCGACCCGCCGCGCGCCCTGGGCAATCGCCGAGAACTGGCTGGACAAGGGTCGCGAAAACCACAAGCCACAGACGATGATGATCGGAATAGCCGCCAGCACCAGGCAAGCCAGAATCAGCCAGTCTCGGTTGGCCATGTCCGGCTGGAAGAATTCCACCGGATAATATTCGGCAACCAGTTGGCGCAGACGTTTTTCGTTGAGCTGCGGCTCGGCGCGCAGCTGCAGCAACTCTTCGCGCGCCGCTGGCGGCAGGTGCTGCAAAAAATACCGGTCCGACAGCCTGAAGTTGATCCACATGCAAATGGCGATCACCACCACCGCGCCAATCGCCAACAGGCTCATGCGCAAACCGACCCAGCGCCACAGAGGTTTGTCGTTGACCCGTGATTTCTCAAACATGCTGCTTACCTGAACCGATAGCCAATGGAGCGCACCGTCACCAGTACCCCGGCGATGCCATGGGTTTCGAGCTTGCGCCGCAGGTTGTGCACATGGGTGTCGACAACGCGGGCCAGGGCTTCGCTTTCCGGCAGGCAGATTTCCAGCAGCTCATCACGGGTGAACGCCTTGGAGGGTGTCTTCAGCAAGGTGACTAACAATTTGAACTCCGTGGGCGTCAGATCCAGCAGTTGCGATGGTGCATCGCGATGTTCAATGGCCGCGGTAAAGGCGACGAGGTCCACTCGCAGGTTTTCATGGCGCAACAGCTGCTCCACCGGCTGGCTGCCCATGGTGCGCCGCAACACCGCGTGCACCCGCGCCACCACCTCGCGCGGGCTGTAGGGCTTGACCACATAGTCGTCGGCGCCATAGCGCAAGGCGCCGAGTTTTTCCGGCTCGTCCCCCATGGCCGTGACCATGATCACGGGCGTGTCACTGCTGCGCCGCACGGCGGATAACACCTCGGTGCCACTCAAGCGCGGCAGCATCACGTCGAGCAGAATCAGGTCGGGCCGCCAACTTTTGTGCAGGTCCAGACCGCGCTGGCCGTCTTCGGCCAGCGCCACCTCAAAACCGTCCCGGCGCAGATAGGCTTCGAGAATGTTGGCGCTGTCGGCGTCGTCTTCGACGATGAGGATACGTTTTCCTGACACAAAGAAGCCTCTTGATGAAACCTTGATAATTCACGCACGGTTTATTGAAAGTCCGCGGGCAGTATTGCCCTACGCCCGACTTTCGCGAACCGATCCTATGCCGACCACTGCATCGCTGTCCAAACCTATCCAGCTGCCTGAACGCCTCGGCGCGGTTTTGCTGCTGGTCGGCATGCTGACCGGCTGTTCGCTGGCGCCGACGTACCAGACGCCCGCGTTGCCGGTGCCGAGCAACCTGCAAGGTACACGGGTAACAGGCGCACCCTCCTCCACGTTCAACAGCGTAGAAGCGCTTAGCGAAGAGGAAAAACAACTGTTGGCCGGCCTGGACTCATCCGCGCAGTTGCCGGCAATAGTTGAACAAGCCTTGGACTACAACCGCGACCTGCGCCTGGCGTTGCTGCGCGTAGAGCAAGCCCGTGCCCAGTTTGGTCTGTCCCGTGCCGATCGCTTGCCCACGGTAGCGCTGGGGCTGCAACGCAACCGCCAGCATCTGCACGACAAGGCTGCCGACGAGCGTTATGGGCAGGACATCGCGGTGGCCTCCGTGGGCATCTCGGACTTCGAGCTGGATTTTTTCGGCCGGGTGCGCAGCCTGTCCGAAGCGGCGCAGCATGACTACCTGGCCACGCACTACGGCGCCCTCGCCACGCGCAAGGCGCTGATCGTTGAAGTGGC
The window above is part of the Pseudomonas sp. KBS0710 genome. Proteins encoded here:
- a CDS encoding response regulator, producing the protein MSGKRILIVEDDADSANILEAYLRRDGFEVALAEDGQRGLDLHKSWRPDLILLDVMLPRLSGTEVLSAVRRSSDTPVIMVTAMGDEPEKLGALRYGADDYVVKPYSPREVVARVHAVLRRTMGSQPVEQLLRHENLRVDLVAFTAAIEHRDAPSQLLDLTPTEFKLLVTLLKTPSKAFTRDELLEICLPESEALARVVDTHVHNLRRKLETHGIAGVLVTVRSIGYRFR
- a CDS encoding TIGR00730 family Rossman fold protein — protein: MISASPLRSIAVFCGSNHGFNPAYAEGARALGREIARRDVCLVYGGTSKGLMGVLADTVLAEGGEVVGIITQLLYDLGHLYPGLTRHEVTPDMRTRKTRMSECADAFIALPGGLGTFEELFEVATLTQLGEHHKGVACLNIEGFFEPLRSLLNHAASEGFMKTEHSEMVVFDTDPVALIDALERWQAPTVTKWIGAQ
- a CDS encoding MarR family winged helix-turn-helix transcriptional regulator, whose product is MDISSFRGRFTRLNKRLRQEAQNHPETWSQMLVLSAISQMDGMATPSKIAEAENLRSSNLASLLKDLEARDLITRTPDTEDRRRTWIGLSEQGQNVLQASRQRRDEWLAEAVNACLTASECKQLEAAGLLMDKLSHYGRAEER
- the surE gene encoding 5'/3'-nucleotidase SurE — translated: MANGQHRFERILLTNDDGIDAPGLKVLERIASQLANEVWVVAPLLDQSGTSHSLSLHAPLRLSYHGIRRFAVTGTPGDCVAVALGHLLNHDKPDLILSGVNRGANLGTETVFSGTIGAAMTGLLFGIPSIALSQAFTDRTAVPWGNALNHGAAVIEHLMAMEWPEDVCLNVNFPSCAPTAVLPLKITRQGRGRLEGVSVRSENDPRGLEYHWLQLERHQGPDEPGTETAENLAGHVTATPLQFERTHATASVMPEKLIEG
- a CDS encoding cell wall metabolism sensor histidine kinase WalK, which codes for MFEKSRVNDKPLWRWVGLRMSLLAIGAVVVIAICMWINFRLSDRYFLQHLPPAAREELLQLRAEPQLNEKRLRQLVAEYYPVEFFQPDMANRDWLILACLVLAAIPIIIVCGLWFSRPLSSQFSAIAQGARRVAGGDFLTRLPVHRAAPDELQRLISDFNSMTTQLERYERDVRESSAVIAHELRTPLNAAMGRVQGMLDEVFPSDTAQLGMVKRQLDQLRKLVDDLHLLSMARAGRLVLERSDFSLAALVAERLAWFQPQLDEAGVRTQISIADGLRLRADRDRLGQVINILVDNLLRYAAGGGELSVMAHRVDDCMVIEIGDRGPGIEAQHLDSVFDRFWRAERSRARYSGGSGLGLSIARAICQAHGGAITASNRAQGGTLIRAEFPV